Genomic window (Jeotgalibacillus aurantiacus):
CGACTTTCCACAGAACAGCGTCAGGAATTACTGAATACGCTGAAAAACCGTTTTGATGAAAATATGAATCGTCACCCTGATCTGAATTGGGCAGATGTTCAGGAAAGAATTGAAGCTGATGAAGGCAAGCTCTGGTCGCTGAGTGAGATGGAACAGACGGGAGGGGAGCCTGATGTAGTTGGGATGGACGAATCGACTGGTGAGTTCATCTTTTTTGATTGCTCTTCTGAAAGTCCGGCTGGCCGCAGAAGCGTATGTTTTGATCGAAAAGCGCTGGACGCGCGCAAGAAAAATAAGCCGGAGACGAGTGCGATGGATCTTGCGGCTGAAATCGGGATTGAGATGCTGACGGAGGGACAATACCATCATTTGCAGGAGCTGGGAAGCTTTGATCTGAAAACATCAAGCTGGGTTCAGACACCTGAGTCGATTCGTAAGCTTGGCGGAGCACTCTTTTGCGATCGCCGCTACGATACGGTATTCGTTTATCATAATGGTGCGGATTCTTATTATGCCGCGAGAGGATTTCGTGGTGTGTTGAAGGTTTGATGAAAGCACGGGAACTTCTTGTTCTCGTGCTTTTTTAGGTAGGTGTTGAAGTGATGGAATCATGTTTTGAAATGAAGGAATCACGCAGCTGGAAAGATGGAATCCGTTCGTGGAATGAAGGGAAAAAAGGGCAGCGTAGCCCTTGTGATTGAATTAATTTCCAGAAAGAAGGAATAAAATTTTCAAACGAAGGAAATAAAATCTAAAAAGATGGAATGACTTTCGAAAGTGAAGGAATCCCGTCTTACGGCCTCCGCCACGCAAACTATCTCAAGCCAGCACCTCACTGCAAATTCAACCTGTACTCAATCATCCCCCCACGTTTACCAGCCCATTCCTCAGCGCCTAGCCGGCTAACTTCTTCAAAGCCCAGCCGCTCAAGCATCCCTCTCGAACGAACATTATGCTCATGCGTTTCAGCACTTAACTGCTCTATCCCAAGCACTTCAAAGGCATGGTCCATCAATCGCTTAGCAGCGCGAAATCCGATTCCCTGACCCCAAAGCGTGCTGTCCCCAATCGCAATCCCAAATTCCGCGGAGCGCTCTGTGATACAGGCCAGATCAGCATAACCAATCAGCCTGTCATCAAGGGTGATACCTATCCGCATAAAATCCTCGGACTTATTATTTACACAGGTTTCCCACCACTTCAACAACTCATCCCGGTCACGGTAAGCCGGCCATTCATTTGCTGAGCAAAACGCCTCATCCCTGCTCCAGAGCAGGACTTCGTTGAAATCTGTAAGTTTAAGAGGACGTAATTCGATTGTCTGCATTGATATTCACCTCGCTTTTAGAAGACGTTTTAAAACAACGATCAGTACGATTAATACAATAAATGTAACTAAAATAGATCCAACAAAGTTTGACCAAGATGTGATAAAAATGGAGCAACAATCTCCTCCATACCGATGAGGCAAAGGGAGATCAATCACCGGATTACGGAGCTCTCCAAAATGAAATGGAAGGCCTGTCTTCATTGGGAATGCTGTCGCCAACTCTTCCTCAGTCTCAATCATTTGTCCAGTCATACCTGTCCATATCACAAAAAGAATAGAGAGGATCAGACTGCCGAAGCCTAATAAGAGTTTTGATTTCATGAGATGCCCCCTTTTCTTCTAATCATACCTCAATTCGCTCTCACTCAGATTCTCAGATTCATTCGTGCATTTAAAACTAAGAACAAATCCGATCAATCCGACACTCATTAATAAAAGCCAGGGAATGATTGAACCCGGCAACTGCTGAAGTAACACTGTTCCTGCAAAGCTTCCGAGAGACGCACCGATCGCAAAAGAAAAATCGCTGAATCCATAATAGGCTGCCTCA
Coding sequences:
- a CDS encoding DUF4256 domain-containing protein, which gives rise to MSGIRKRLSTEQRQELLNTLKNRFDENMNRHPDLNWADVQERIEADEGKLWSLSEMEQTGGEPDVVGMDESTGEFIFFDCSSESPAGRRSVCFDRKALDARKKNKPETSAMDLAAEIGIEMLTEGQYHHLQELGSFDLKTSSWVQTPESIRKLGGALFCDRRYDTVFVYHNGADSYYAARGFRGVLKV
- a CDS encoding GNAT family N-acetyltransferase produces the protein MQTIELRPLKLTDFNEVLLWSRDEAFCSANEWPAYRDRDELLKWWETCVNNKSEDFMRIGITLDDRLIGYADLACITERSAEFGIAIGDSTLWGQGIGFRAAKRLMDHAFEVLGIEQLSAETHEHNVRSRGMLERLGFEEVSRLGAEEWAGKRGGMIEYRLNLQ